The DNA sequence GGCAGCGTCTTTAGGGCTTGGAAACACAGCCTCCGGCGGTGAGAGCACAAACAATTCACCTCCGCCTCCGGCACAGCCGCCAAAGGCGCAGACCCCGGATTTATCCGGCCTTCTCTCTATGTTGGGGGGAGGCGGAAACTCCACCGGCACCGGCTTTGATGTTTCCAAGCTGACTGCTTCGCTGAACAATCAAGCGACCCAAAATTCTGCCTCCGGGCTTTCTCTTTTAGCCTCGATGCTGGGAGGCAACAACCAGCGGGCCCCGGCTCTCCCTCCTGCACCAGCCAATAACAACGCCCCGGATCTGTCGGGGCTTTTGGCTCAGCTTGCCGGTGGACAACCGGGCGCCTCACAGAACAAAGGAACCCCTGATCTCTCTGGTCTTGCCTCCATGCTTAGCGGCGGCGGGCAGGGCGGTGGAACCCCCGATCTTTCGGGCCTTGCCTCGATGCTTGGCGGCGGCAATCAAGGGGGCGGAACGCCCAATCTCTCCGGCCTTGCCTCTATGCTGGGTGGCAGTGGGCAAGGTGGTGCAGCCCCCGATCTTTCCGGCCTTGCCTCCATGCTTAGCGGCGGCGGGCAGGGCGGTGGAACCCCCAATCTTGCAGGCCTTGCCTCGATGCTGGGCGGCGGCCAAGGTGGGGGGAATTCCCAGGCACCTGCTTCAGGCGGCGGGTTGGATCTCAGTGCATTGACCGGCCTGCTCAACCAGAGCAGCCCTTCCAACGGTCAGAGCAGTGGTTCGGGAGGAGGCGGGCTGGATCTCAACATGCTGATGATGATTCAGAAGGCCATGTCCGCTTTTACAGCCGGGAACCAGAATGTGGAATTTATGCGGGCGCTCAAGCCCCATTTAAAGACCGAGCGTGCCAAAAAGGTGGATGATGCAGTTCGTGTTCTCCAGCTTCTCCAGTTTTACCCATTGATTAAGGAATCCGGTTTGTTTGGTGATGGCTCCGGTGGCCTGTTTGGTGATGGCTCCGGCGGATTGCTGGGCGGCCTTTTCGGAGGCGGCGGAAATGTTTTGACCAACCTATTGGGGAAATTCAATCCGTTTGGTGGTGAGAGGCGATGAACGAGACAGGGCGCAAGAATTACAGCGGTTACAGCGAACGAGATATGATGCGCATGCAGCAGGAGGCTGAGGCAAGGGTTCGAGAAATGCACCAGCGTGCTCAGCAGACTGTCAACGAGGCCAACTCACGCAGCGGCAATCAATCGAGCGGTTCCAACCGGAATACCATGCGCAACTGGAACCCGGGGCCCAATACCCAGCGCCGCATGGCACCAAACATGAGCGCCGGGAATTCACCCGGGCAAAACACCTCTCAGCAGTCCGGCAGAGGGAGCCAGCCCAATTCCACAGCGCCCAATCAATCAAGGCCAAAGACCGGGCAAGAACAGCCGGGTTCACAAAATGAAGCCAATACGCGGGAGCAAAGCCCGCCTCAAGCCGAGGCAGCCGCCCCAAAGGCGGAAAAAACACTGATTCAGGGCCTTTTGGATTCCATTGGCATTGATGACGACCGCTTGACCATTTTGGGGCTGATGCTGATTCTGCTCAACCAGAAAGCCGATTATACTCTCATTCTCGCTTTAGGATATCTGCTGTTCTAAAGCTTAGTATGGACATATTTCCTGTCGTTCTATCCTGAAAAGGCCGCTTAGCGGTCTTTTCTTTTTTGCTGTTCTACAGAAAGTGGAATTTCATTTTATTGGAATAAGTCTTTTTTCTTTTAGGACAGCATTACTATATAGTAATCGGCCTTTGTAAAAAGCGGCTGTATTAAAGGCACTTGCTGACAGTCTTATGCGGGAGGGTATACAATGGGGTTTCTGATCAGAGGAATTGTGCTGGTGCTGGTGATGGGAGCGGTGTTTGTCAACGGCTGGACCGATGCGCCCAATGCGATGGCCACTGCCGTTACAACCGGTGCAATTTCCTTTCGGAGGGCGGCGGGGCTGTGTGCGGTGTTTAACTGCTTGGGCCTGCTGGTTATGGGGCTTTTCAATTCCTCTGTAACCACAACCATTACCCAGCTCATCGATTTCGGTGACACCCAGCGGGAGGCCTCTTTGATCGCTCTTTGTGCCGCCATGATAAGCATTGTGCTTTTTGCTGTGGGGGCATGGCTTTTTTCTATCCCCACCAGCGAAAGCCATGCCTTGATTGCGGGCATTACCGGGGCTGTGCTGGCTCTGCGGGGCACCCAAGGCATCAATAGAGTGGCTTGGGGAAAGGTTCTGACAGGGCTGATTTGGTCACTGCTGCTGGGTGCCCTGTTGGGATGGCTTGCTTTTAAGGGACTGGGCTTTTTATTTGCAGGCTGGCGGAAAAAAACGGTAGCAAAGGCACAGATTGCCTCCACCATGGTAACCGCTTTTCTTCACGGGGCGCAGGACGGCCAAAAATTTCTGGCTATTCTGGTAGTGGGGGATGCTCTTGCAAAGCATCTTTCCCCCGGGGGGCCGGTACACCCCTTAGATCACTGGCCGCTGCTTTTGCTGGTGGGGCTGACTATGGCGCTGGGAACGCTGGTAGGGGGAGAACGCATTGTTTGGGCAGTGGGGGAAAAGATGGTTTCCCTCACCCCGGTGCAGGGAATCTGCTCCGATCTGGGTGCGGGGCTGGGGCTTTTGGCGGCCAGCCTGCTGGGGATTCCGGTCAGCACCACCCACATCAAAACCGCCGCCATTATGGGTGCCGGAAGGGCTGGTGGCGGGCGGTTGGATAAAAGCGTGGCAGGTGGTATGCTGCTGGCTTGGGCTATTACCTTTCCTGTATGCGGCCTGCTGGGCTTTTGGGTCACCCGGCTGATGCTTGTACTTTTAGGGGCATAGACTGTATAGAGAAAAAATCCCCCCAAGCGGATGAAGCCGCTCAGAGGGAGAGAAACTTTATTTAATGCCTGCTAAACAATTCGAAAACGTAACAATAGCAATACTTTGACGGCGTTTTTGAATTGTTTAGGTGCAAGGTTTTTGGCCGAATAGGGAAAAAACCTTGCACAAAGGATTTGTGGCGTGTGCCTGCAAATCCTTTCAGGCAGCCAATCAATGGTGCTGAAACGGCAAAACAAGCCTGTTTTGCCGTCAAACAGAGCAAAAATTGCCCTGTTTGCAAATGCGCTTTGCAAAGAGGATTTGTTCAGTGGACATTATTCATCGGAAGAGGCGGCAAACTGCTCCAAGGCCGCCTTATAAAGGTCGCCCTTTTTATAGCCTGTTTCCTTGGCAATCTCCTTAGCCGCCTGACTGGTGGGAAGTCCGCCCTTTTGCAGTGAGCAGACCATAGCCACTGCCTCCTCAAAGGAGAGGGGTGTTTCCTCCTTGGGCGGGGCACCCTCCACCACCAGAACGTATTCGCCTCGGGGGCTTTGGCTGGTATAGAGGGCTACGGCCTCGGCCAGTGTGGTGCGGATGACCTCCTCGTGGAGCTTGGTCAGTTCCCGGCAGAGGGCCAGTGGGCGATCACCCCAAACCGCCAGCATATCCTCTAAGGTGCGGAGCAGCTTGTGAGGGGCCTCATAAAAAATGAGGGTGCGGGGATCGTTTCGCACCTCTTCCAGATGCGCCAGCCGCCCGTTGCGGTTCACGGTCAGAAAGCCTTCAAAGGTAAAGCGCCCGGTGGCAATTCCGGAAAGGCACAGAGCGGAAACCACAGCCGACGGCCCGGGAACCACCACCGTTTCAATGCCCGCTTCGGCGCACTGCGCCACCAGCCCTTCCCCGGGATCGGAGATACAGGGCATACCGGCATCTGTTACAACGGCACAGCTTTCTCCGGCTAAAATCCGGGCGACAATCTGCTCCCCCCGATACTGCTGGTTGTGCTCGTAGTAGCTGACCATAGGCGTCCCAATGGAAAAATGCCGCAGCAGCTTCAGGGTGACACGGGTATCCTCAGCGGCAATAAAATCCACCGTCTCCAGAGTTTGCAGAGCACGGGGGGAGATATCCCCCAAATTGCCGATGGGGGTTCCCACCAAATAAAGCTTGGACAAATTCCTCAACACCTTTTGGTTAAATTTTCGCTGTATAAAAAGGAAACAGCTCCTGAAGCTGACGAGAAGGGGAGTCCCCCTCCCAGCAGACAAAGGGCGCTTCTATCTGTAAAAAAGGCTTGGCCCCCCGCTTGCCCTCCACCAAAAAGAGCCATGGAGCAGTATCCCCCCGCTTTTGGACAAGCTGCAAGCGCTTGGGCTCCAGCTTCCAGCGGCGCATAGCCTCCAGTGCATCCACCAGACGCTCCGGGCGCTGGCACAGGCAAAGCCGCCCGCCAAAGCGCAGCAGACGGGCGGCCGCCTTGCAGACATCCTCTATGGTGCAGGTGACCTCGTGACGCGCCAGCCGCTGGTTTTCACCTTGATTCTGAAAGCCGGTATCCACTGCCTTATAGGGCGGGTTGCAGGTGATGATATCCAGACTGCCCGCTTCAATTTCCGGGAGGCCCTCACGCAAATCGGCAAGCAGGGGCAGAACCCGGCCTTCCAATCCGCTTTGGGTAACCGATTGGCTCAGCTGGCCGATGGCCTGCGGCTGAATATCCACCGCAAAGGCGGATTGGGGAGCACTATCCGACCGGGCCCAGAGAAAAGGAATAATCCCACAGCCGGTTCCCAGATCGCAGGCTTTATCTTTGCGCCGAACCCCCGCAAAGGAGGCCAGAAGAAAGCTGTCCGTTCCGAAGGTGTGCTCCGGCGAAACCAACAGCCGGATACCGGCGCCAAAATCCTCCCAATGTTCGTTGTTTTCCAAAAGAGAGCCTCCTAATAGCTGGTTAAAATCAAATAGCCGACAATCCAAGCATCAAGCAGTATAATATCGCCTTTTGCCGATATTATACCATGAAAGCGAAGCGTTATGGTATAATTGCCCGTGGCCGTAGGCCGGGCATAAAAATGGAACGTATAATAAGCGCTTTGCGGTTATTAAACCATGAGATTTGATGCCATGGCTTAATAAAGAGAATATTTTTCACTTCCGCACTCATGCCGTGCGGCTGGCACATCCTTTCTCTACGATGAGAAAGGATGCAAAGAATCGCCAAGGGGGCGCTCCCCCTTGGTACCCCCCAGATCCAAAATTCAGCTGCATTTAAATCTTAGGCTCGGCTCTTGGTTGTGTCCGTCACGGTTGTCCCCCAATTCAGGATTTTGCCAGAGGATGCGGTTATTATGCCATAAAAGCGAAGCGTTATGGTATAATTGCGCATATAGGGCGGCAGCGAACGAAGTGAGCGAATCGCCCTGCGCATCAAGCAGTATAATATCTGGGTTTGCAGGTATTATGCCATAAAAGCGAAGCGTTATGGTATAATTGCGCATCTAGAGCGAATCGCCCTGCGCATAAAGCAGTATAATATCTGCGTTTGCAGATATTATACAATAAATAGCCTGTTCCTTCAACTTGCCGGAATGAACCCCTTGTATTTTTCCGATACATAGGTATATACTCATACAGGAAGAAAGTTATTTTAAAAGGATAAAAGCAATGAACGATCAGGAGCTATTGAATATAGGGGTGGAAATTGGCAAGCTTTTGCTGGTGAATGGCGGAGAAATCTACCGGGTGGAAGAATCCATGCAGCGGATATTTGCCGCTTATGGGGTGCATCAGGCGGATGTTTTTGTGATCCCCTCTTATATTCATGCAACCCTCACCAACTCGGAGGGAGCAAGCGCCACTACCATGCGGCGCATTTACACCCGCAAAACCCATCTGGACCGTGTGGAGCGTGCCAACGATCTCTGCCGGCGCATCTGCCGGGATAAACCGGATTTAGACCAGATTCGCAAAGAGATTGAGGCCATTTCCCGAATGCCTTCCTACAGCTTGGGCATGGAGTGCCTGTGCTTTGCTTTAGGCTCCAGTGCCTTTACGATGTTTTTTGGCGGCAGTGTTTTTGATGCCATGATTTCGGCTGTATGCGGTGTTGTTATCCGGCTGATCTTGTATCACAGCCTGCGCCTGAAAGGTAACGTATTCTTCACCAACATTGTTGCCAGCTTTATGGCCTCTCTGATCGCTTTTACAGTGGCTCTGGTGTTTCCCGGCCTTGTGGCGGATAAAATCATCATCGGTGCGCTGATGACACTGGTGCCCGGTATTGCCATCACCAGCTTTATGCGGGATATTATGGCGGGTGACCTGATGGCAGGCATGATGCGCCTTGCGGAAAGCCTGATGGTGGCGGCCGCCATTGCGCTTGGCTCCGGTGCGGCCCTGAGCCTGACCCATCTTTTTATGGGAGGGATTGGCGCATGAATTGGATGCAGTGCCTGTGGGCCTTTGTGGGCTGTATGTGCTTTGCCCTTGTGTTTAACATCCGCAGCCGCCGAATTTTAATTTTAGCCTCATTGGGAGCAGGCTTGGGGTGGATGGTATACCTTCTGCTTTCCTTTATGGGCAGCGATGTGATGCAGAGCTTTTTTGCAACCATTGTCCTCTCTTTTTATTCCGAAATTATGGCGCGGGTCTTTTTGGTTCCGGTTACCACCTTTCAGACCATCGCCTTGCTGCCTCTTGTACCCGGCAGCGGCATCTACCGCACCATGGAGTATTATGTTATGGGTGATACAGAGCTGTTTATCCAAACAGGGCTGCATACCTTTGCCATAGCGGGGGCGCTGGCTATTGGAGTTCTAATGGTTTCTTCCCTAGTTCGGGCATGGACTATGCTGCGCCGTCAGCGAAAGAAAAAAGGCACATGCTAAAGAGTAGTTTCATATAATAAGGCACTCCCGGGGGCTTTAAAGCCTGCCGGGGGTGTTTTTTAGCTTATGCACAGGGATTTGTTTACTGCGCTGATATAGGCGTGGATGCAGGCTCCCACAATATCATTGGCAAGGCCACGGCCAATAAAGGATTGACCCTTTAGACCCAGCTGCACCACCACTTCGCCCAGAGAATCCCGGCCTGCCGCCATGGACTGAATCACAAAGGATTCCAGCTGATAAACCTCCCCCACGATTTTATCCACAGCGTTGAAAGCCGCCAGTATAGGACTGGGGCCCCGGGCTACCTTCTCGTAGCATTGGCTGTCCTTTTCCAGGCAAACCACCGCCGTGGCCGAAATCAAAGTGCCGCTGTTGACAACAAAGCTTTTGAGGGAATAGGTCTGGCGGATTTGGGCCGCACCCTCTACCAAAGAGCACAGCTCCCGGTCGGTGATCGCCTTTTGGTGGTCTGCCAGCTGCTTAAAGCTTTTAAAAGCCGCCGCCAGTTTTTCCCCATCCAACGCATAACCCAGCTCCTTCATGCGCTGCTCAAAGGCCGCTTTGCCTGAATGTTTGCCCAACACAAGGGAGTTGGTTTGCAAACCAATGTCTGCCGGGGACATGATTTCATAGGTGAGGGGATTGTTCATCATACCGTGCTGATGCACCCCGGCCTCGTGAACAAAGGCATTTTCACCCACCACAGCCTTGTTGTGGGCTACGGGCTTATCAATAATGGTGGAAACAAGCCGGCTGCTGCGGTAAAGCTCCCGGGTGTTGATGCGGGTCTGGCAGCCCAGCAAATCCTGCCGGGTTTTCAGCGCCATAATGACTTCTTCCAGAGCGGCGTTGCCTGCCCGTTCCCCGATGCCGTTGATGGTGCCTTCAATATGGTCGGCTCCGGCGGCCACGGCAGCCAGCGTGTTGGCTGTGGCCATCCCCAAATCGTTGTGGCAATGAATGCCCACAGGGATAGCGGGGTTGATCAGATTTTGCTTGACATACCGGATAAGGGATTCTGTTTCCTGCGGGAGCAGATAACCCACCGTATCGGTTACATTGATGAGGGTTGCCCCCGCCTGTATGACCCGGTTGTATACCTCCATGAGGAAATCCCGGTCGGTGCGGGTGGCATCCTCGGCGGAAAATTCCACATCCGGGAGAAAGCGGCGGGCAAAGGCCACGGCGGAGACGGCTTTATCCAGCACTTCTTCCCGGGAGATGCCCAACTTATAGCGCAAATGAATATCGCTGGTGGCCAAAAAAATGTGGATACGGGGGGCAGCAGCCCCCTTTAGCGCCTCCCATGCGCAGGAGATATCCCCGGCAGTGGCCCGGCAAAGCCCGGCGATACCGGCTCCTTTGATGGTATTGGCAATGGCTTTCACCGCTTGAAAGTCGTCCGGTGAAGCAATGGGGAAGCCTGCCTCAATAAAATCCACCCCAAGGTGTTCCAGCTGCTTGGCAACCTCCAGCTTTTCTTTTAACTGCATGCTGCACCCGGGGGATTGCTCCCCATCCCGTAAAGTGGTATCCAACACAGTCAGTGTTTTCATATGGGTTCCTCCGCCTGTTGGCAAAAGCGTAGGGCAGTCAAACAAATGCTTTTGACCGCCCTGTGTTCACTCGATTTAATTCGTATGATCGCTTAGTTATAATACATAAACAGCTGGCACTTGATCATGCCATTATAGAGCTTGCGGCGCTTGTCCGCTTTGCGGCCAAACAAATCCTCAAAATCTTCATGTGGGGTGATGATATAATAGCTGAGCCCTTTCCGCTTGGGGAAGACCCGGCCCATGAGGCGGTAAAGATCTTCGGTTTCTTTGATTTCCATCATACGCTCGCCATAAGGCGGGTTGCATAAAATCACAGCCTGCTCCGCATCCACGGTGAATTGTGCCAGCCCGCGCATGGTGGCTTCAATTTTACTGCCGATTCCCGCTTTCACTGCATTGGCACGGGTTAAATCCGAGGCGGCTTTATCCAGATCATAGCCGATGCCGTGGAAACCAGAGGTGCGGTCAATGGCGGACAAAGCGGCCTTCCGCTCATCCTTCCAGATGGATGCATCGAAATAATCCCAGCTTTCGGCGGCAAAATGACGATGGATACCCGGTGCGATGTTATAAGCCCGCAGGGCCGATTCAATCAGCAGGGTTCCCGAGCCGCACATAGGGTCAATGACGAGGGCATCCTTGCGGATATGGGCAAGATCGGCGATTCCGGCGGCCAGCGTTTCCTTGATGGGTGCTTCCAATGCATCCCGGCGGTAGCCCCGCTTGTGGAGCCCGGTGCCGGACGTATCCAGCATAATGGTGACTTCATCCTTCATAATGGAAAACTGGATTTGGTGAACAGGCCCGGTTTCTTCAAACCAGCTTTGGCCGTAAACCTTTTCCAGACGTTTAACAGCGGCCTTTTTGAGGATGGACTGGCAATCGGATATGCTGAAAAGCTGAGATTTCAGCGACCAGCCCTTGACAGGGAAAGCATCGTTTATGCCAACAAACTCCTCCAGAGGCAGCTTTTCCATTTCATCAAAAAGCTGTGTGAAGGTGGTGGCCTGAAAGGTGCCCAGCACAATGCAGACACGCTCGGCCGTGCGAAGCCACAAGTTAGACCGGGCCACGAGAGAAGGGGCTCCTTCAAAGGTGACCCGGCCGTCGGCAACTTGTATATTCTGCCCGCCAATTTTTTTAACTTCGTATGAAAGCACGCTTTCCAGCCCGAAATGGCATGGACAGCAAATGGTCAAAGAGCTTTGCATGGTAATATTCTCCTATGTTGTGGGGCGAAGGGGTCAGCGCTGATTTCCCAGAATGAACAGAGCCATCGTGCCCGGCCCCGAGTGAGTGCCGATCACAGAACCTACATAATCGATGATGCCGGGCTTAATGCCGGTTTTTTCTTCCATCACCTTTGCCACGTATTGTGCCTCCTCGAGGCAGTCACCATGGCTGATGAAAAAGACCTCGTTGTGCCACTGGCCCATGTTGGCAGCGGCGTACTCTACTAGATAGTTCAGGGATTGCCTGCGTCCCCGAACCTTATGAATGGGGATGAGCCTGCCTGCATTATCCACATGCAGAATAGGCTTGATGCCCAGCATGGAGCCCATAATGGCCGAGGCTTTGGAAACCCGCCCGCCCCGGTGCAGATGCATCAGATCATCCACTGTGAAAACATGAACCAGATGGAGCTTGGTATCCTCCGCCCACTGAGCCACTTCTTCTATAGACATGCCCTGCTGCTTTTTCTGGTTGGCCAGATGCACCAACAGACCCTGCCCCAAAGAAGCACAAAGGGTATCCACAACGATGATTTTGCGCTGCGGGTATTCCGCCGCCAGCTCCTTGGCAGCGATCTGGCCGCTTTGGCAGGTGCCGGAAAGCCCGGAGGAAAAGCCGAGATACAGCACATCCAGCCCTTGGGTCAGAATGTTCTCAAAAAAGGAACGCATGCTTTCTACATTTACCTGTGCAGTTTGGGGCATTTCACCATCCCGCATCCGTTGATACAGGGTGCCAATGGGCATTGCAGCATCATAGGCCGCATATTCTTTGCCGCCGATGGTATAAAGCAGCTCCACTGAGCCGATATCGTTTTCCGCCAGATAGTCCAGCGGCAGATCACAGCTGCTGTCGGTTACCAGTTTGAAGGTATTGTTCATCCATGTTTCCCCCCTGCATAATTCCTAAAAAAGTCTGCTATAAAAGCGAATATGATGTCATTGCGCATCAGAGCGGGCGTGGCAAAGCGAGCGGATTACCCTGCCCATGGTAAAGCACAGTATTTACATCTGAAAATAGGATACCATGAACGCAGTGAATGGTAGAATTGGCCATCGCCGTAAGGTGAGCCATAGAAATGAAGTATAGTAGCGCTCTGTAATTATTATACCTTATTCGTCTGCCGAATGCAACCGCAATCCTCCATAGGGCCCTTTGGCAGCGAAGTTATTCAGGGGATAGGCACGGTTTTCTCCGCCGAGGAAAGCCCAAGGGTCTTAGAGGAACCGGCGGCCAAATCCAAGCCGATGATTCCATCCGCAACCTGTTTGAAAATAGGCCCCGCTGCATTTTCACCGGATTCCCCGCCTTCCACGAAAACGACAGCCGCATATTTGGGCTTGGCAGCCGGAAAAAAGCCTGCAAACCAAGCATGAACGATTTCTTTGCCGTTTTCATCGTATATTCCGGTCTGGGCAGAGGAGGTCTTGCCGCCCGCTCCGCCGGTGATGGGTCTTGCTTTGCGGCCGGAGCCTTCTTCAATGACCTTGACCATTAGTCCCTGCACGGTTTTGGCGGTGTTCTCGGATAAAATACGGTTGGGGGAATAGCTGGGATAGGAAACACTGAGGGAAGAACCGTCTTCCGTTTCGCCCATAACTAACCGGGGGGTTACGGCCATACCTGAATTGGCGATAGCGGAAATAGCCTGAGCCATTTGCAGGGGAGTGGCCAGCGAGCTGCCTTGCCCAAAGCCAAAGTTGGCAAGGGACGCCCGGTTGCTCAGCTCCTGCCGGGTGGGCAGATTACCGGATTGTGTGGTAAAGCCTTCCGCCAGCTCAGAGGCACTGCCCAGTCCCATATAGCTGGAAAGGGCAGGGATATAATCCGGCCCCAAGGTCAGGGCTAGGTTGATAAAATAGGTGTTGCAGGAAACCTCCAGTGCCCGCTCCATATCCACAGTGCCGTGAATGGCGTGGTTGTTGCAGCGGAAAACCTGCCCATCCACATCGATGGAGCCCTGACAGGTATAAGAAAAATCGGGGGTAATGCCGTTTTCCAGAGCGGCGGCGGATACAATTACCTTAAAAACAGAGCCGATGTTATAGCCGCTGATGGCCCGGTTGATAAAGGGGGCGTCCTTGCTTTCCAGGCTGGCGGCAATGTTGCCGGGGTCAAAATCCGGCACACTGGCCATAGCCAGAATGTCTCCGGTGCCGATATCCATAACCACTACAGCACCCTTTTCACAGCCTTTTTCCAGAGCGCTCTGAGTGGCGGCCTGCATGGAGGCATCCAAGGTCAGCACAACGCCGCCCCGGTCGTTTTCGCCGCTCCGGTCAATCTGCACCGCTCCGTTTTCCATGGAACGCCCCATAGCGTCCACCTGGTAGCGGGCCACGATCTGGCCGCCGCTTTTTTTCAGAAGGCTGTCAAAAGCCTTTTCAATGCCTGCGGCACCCGTTTGCTCCTGCCCGTTCAGGTAGCCGATGATATGGGGGGCAAGCTGCGGATTCTGGGAATACCGTTGGGAAACACGAAACACATCCACTCCCAGAGCGTAGAGATCGTTGGTGGGCACCTCCAGCGCAAAGGGGGAGCCGGCTGTGAGCATATTGAGTACAGCCGGGCGCTGTTTTTCCTCCAGAGCGGGCAGCAGCACGCCCGCCGCCTGTGGGGTGGGCAGCACCGAGGCAATGTATTTGGAACTGCTGTTGACAAGAGGCACCATACTGCGGTCATAGATGGTTCCCCGTGTGGTGGAGACCACCAACGCCTGTCTGCTCTGTACATCCGCCGCCATAGTCAGCGAATCAGATACATTGATGGCATACACACGAAAAAGGCAGACAGTCAGAAGCACCGCCATACAGCAGTAAACTCCGATCATACGCTTATACAAGGCTAACACCGACTCTCTGAATGAAATAGGTTCTTTGGGTATATTGTGGGCAGAGCCGCAGGCAAACATACCGCCCACAAAAAGAAAACGCCCTCCCACAGCCTTTTTCTCAGGCATTGTGGAAGGAGCGCATATGTATACTCATATAGTTTTAAAATTGTGGAGCAATTTTAAAACTATGGGCTTCGCCCACAGACACGCACTGCATGTATATGAGTATGAAGCCGGTATAGACCGCCTATGGCGGTTAGCGGCAGATTGCCGCTGTTTAAAACCACGTTGCGATTTTAAACCTATACAACTATAGCTGGCCTCGGGGTAGCGGGATCAAGATCATTCCAGACGTGTGCTGTAAAGCTCGGCGCAGGTGAGCCACCGGGGGCGGGTAAAGGTGGGCCAGAAGGTGTCGCGGCTGGATGCCAGATATTTGCCGCAGCCGCTGACAGTATCGCAGCATTCCCGAATATCGCCGGATTCCGCTGCTTCTTGAATAACAGTGCAATCGGTTGTGGGGGTGCTCACCAACTGTGTGGTGTTGACAGAGCTGACAACACCATTGGAATTGAGGCACCGTCCACAGAATCGGCAGCGGCAGGGAACACTAAAGCATTCACCCCGGCAAACCCCTTCGTTGGCGGCTTGTGTCAGGCAGGATTCGGTAGCTGCGGCACGGGTGGTAACCGCTCCCGCCCGATTCAGGCAGTTCCCGCAAAAGCGGCATCTGCCCAAAATGTTGAACAGTGTATTGCCGTTGGTACAGGTGCGGCAGGCACACCCGAGCTGGGTCTGGCGGGCCAGAGGTGAGGATGCGGTGGTGCCTTGGGTAAAATTGTTTCCCGAAATAGAAGTGGCCACATTTTGGCCATTGGAACGAACATTAGAACATGCCATGATTCATCACTCCATATGCAATCAAAAATGCGTCCTGTCAGCAAAGCCTGCAAAATGATATTCTCTTTATATACTATGGGAATCTGGCCAATATGTGAGGCTTTTTTACCCCGATTCGGTTAATTTGCCTCAAAACACATTTTCCGACAGAATCAAATCCTCTTTGTCCCCTATAATGGATGGCGATGGGACAATGAGCAGGCATGAATAATGGGGAGAAGGGTTTTACCATGTCCGTGCCGGGCCTGCAATGGGGAAGAGGCTGAAATGGATACATATGTTTATGTGGATGTGCTGATGGTCCTCAACTATGCTGTGACCATGCTGCTGATACTTTGCTGTTCCCGGCTTTCCGGCCGGATGCCCCGCCGCTCCCGGGTAATTCTGGGAAGCCTTGCGGGGGCCGCCAGCTCGCTGGTGATTTTTTTACCCTATATGGGTTTTATCCTTTCCACTTTGATCAAGCTGGCTGTTTCCAGCCTGATTGTAGCGGTGGTTTATGCGCCTTTGCGCAGGGGTGCTTTTTTAATGCAGCTTTTTCTGTTTTTTACGGTGAATTTCCTTTTTGCCGGCGTTATGGTGGCCTTGTGGTTTGCTTTTGCTCCCCAAGGGATGCTGTGTTTTAACGGCGCTGTGTATTTTGAT is a window from the Oscillospiraceae bacterium MB08-C2-2 genome containing:
- a CDS encoding class I SAM-dependent RNA methyltransferase; amino-acid sequence: MQSSLTICCPCHFGLESVLSYEVKKIGGQNIQVADGRVTFEGAPSLVARSNLWLRTAERVCIVLGTFQATTFTQLFDEMEKLPLEEFVGINDAFPVKGWSLKSQLFSISDCQSILKKAAVKRLEKVYGQSWFEETGPVHQIQFSIMKDEVTIMLDTSGTGLHKRGYRRDALEAPIKETLAAGIADLAHIRKDALVIDPMCGSGTLLIESALRAYNIAPGIHRHFAAESWDYFDASIWKDERKAALSAIDRTSGFHGIGYDLDKAASDLTRANAVKAGIGSKIEATMRGLAQFTVDAEQAVILCNPPYGERMMEIKETEDLYRLMGRVFPKRKGLSYYIITPHEDFEDLFGRKADKRRKLYNGMIKCQLFMYYN
- a CDS encoding penicillin-binding protein 2, with amino-acid sequence MPEKKAVGGRFLFVGGMFACGSAHNIPKEPISFRESVLALYKRMIGVYCCMAVLLTVCLFRVYAINVSDSLTMAADVQSRQALVVSTTRGTIYDRSMVPLVNSSSKYIASVLPTPQAAGVLLPALEEKQRPAVLNMLTAGSPFALEVPTNDLYALGVDVFRVSQRYSQNPQLAPHIIGYLNGQEQTGAAGIEKAFDSLLKKSGGQIVARYQVDAMGRSMENGAVQIDRSGENDRGGVVLTLDASMQAATQSALEKGCEKGAVVVMDIGTGDILAMASVPDFDPGNIAASLESKDAPFINRAISGYNIGSVFKVIVSAAALENGITPDFSYTCQGSIDVDGQVFRCNNHAIHGTVDMERALEVSCNTYFINLALTLGPDYIPALSSYMGLGSASELAEGFTTQSGNLPTRQELSNRASLANFGFGQGSSLATPLQMAQAISAIANSGMAVTPRLVMGETEDGSSLSVSYPSYSPNRILSENTAKTVQGLMVKVIEEGSGRKARPITGGAGGKTSSAQTGIYDENGKEIVHAWFAGFFPAAKPKYAAVVFVEGGESGENAAGPIFKQVADGIIGLDLAAGSSKTLGLSSAEKTVPIP
- a CDS encoding DegV family protein, translating into MNNTFKLVTDSSCDLPLDYLAENDIGSVELLYTIGGKEYAAYDAAMPIGTLYQRMRDGEMPQTAQVNVESMRSFFENILTQGLDVLYLGFSSGLSGTCQSGQIAAKELAAEYPQRKIIVVDTLCASLGQGLLVHLANQKKQQGMSIEEVAQWAEDTKLHLVHVFTVDDLMHLHRGGRVSKASAIMGSMLGIKPILHVDNAGRLIPIHKVRGRRQSLNYLVEYAAANMGQWHNEVFFISHGDCLEEAQYVAKVMEEKTGIKPGIIDYVGSVIGTHSGPGTMALFILGNQR